Proteins encoded in a region of the candidate division WOR-3 bacterium genome:
- a CDS encoding acyltransferase → MKTINKVDNHQIIKDVRIGENVKIFGFVNLYGCEIGDNTKIGTFVEIQKNAKIGKNCKISTHTFICEGVTIEDNVFIGHNVTFINDKYPRATNPDGSMQTEADWKVVPTLVKKGASIGSSATILCGVTIGENAIVGAGSVVTRDVPDNTVVAGVPAKIIRKIK, encoded by the coding sequence CACCAAATTATAAAAGATGTAAGAATAGGTGAGAATGTAAAAATTTTTGGTTTTGTCAATTTGTATGGATGTGAAATAGGTGATAATACAAAGATTGGAACATTTGTGGAAATTCAGAAAAATGCAAAAATAGGAAAGAATTGTAAGATATCTACCCACACCTTTATTTGCGAGGGTGTTACGATAGAAGATAATGTCTTTATTGGGCATAATGTCACTTTTATAAATGATAAATACCCGCGGGCGACAAATCCTGACGGTTCTATGCAGACCGAGGCAGATTGGAAAGTTGTGCCAACACTTGTTAAAAAGGGTGCCTCAATTGGTTCCAGTGCCACAATTCTTTGTGGGGTTACGATTGGTGAAAATGCAATTGTTGGTGCCGGTAGTGTTGTGACAAGAGATGTGCCAGATAATACAGTAGTTGCTGGTGTCCCAGCAAAGATTATAAGGAAAATTAAATAA